The following nucleotide sequence is from Candidatus Poribacteria bacterium.
GGACGGTACCGTGCTACTGTGGGAGCTTGTCCCCGTACCCTCGAAAACGGAAAAAATCGCAGCGGATGTCAATAGTGATGGGATCGTTGATATAACGGATTTGGTGTTGATCGCCTCTAACTTCGGAAAAATGGGAGAAAATGTGGCGGATGTCAATGATAATGGTGTTGTTAATATCGTAGATTTGGTGTTCGCTGCTGCGGCGATGGGCGATGCTGCGGCGACACCACTGGCGTGGCATCGTGCTCTGGAGTTCGCTCACACACGAGTCGAAGTGGAACAGTGGGTGCATCAAGCGCGGCAGCTAAACGTGACAGAGCCAATCCTTCAACGTGGGATTCTAATGCTGGAGCTGCTTCTCGCCGCATTGACCCCGATACAGACAGCACTTTTGCCAAATTATCCGAATCCATTTAACCCAGAGACGTGGATCCCGTATCAGTTGGCGGAGCCTGCTGATGTTAATATTTCCATCTATTCCACGGATGGGCGACTGGTTTGGACCTTGGCAGTAGGGCATCAACCTGTGGGTATCTATAAATCTCATAGTCGTGCGGCGTATTGGGATGGCAGAAATACGCAGGGTGAGTCAGTGGCGAGTGGCGTATATTTCTATACATTAACGGCAGATAATTTCACTACCACGCGGAAGATGTTGATTCTGCGGTAATCCTTTCTATGGTTTGTAGTAGCGCAATAGCGCAAGTCGCGTGTGGACTTGCGGGACAATGCGCCTTGCGTAAGTCCTGATTGATGAAAAGGAGAAAAATTTTGATGACACAATTTTACACTGTCTCTCTCGCATTGTGCTACCTATTGGTGTTTCTCGGCTGTGCCACAGACCCCGATATAGACGGCAAAACAGTCTTCGTTTCGTCTGCGGATGTGTTGCCCGATGACACACCACTCTGGGGCGAAGTAATATTCGCGAACCCAACACGCAACGCCTGGGGAACAGATGATTATGTCGTCAACACACCGCCATCAATAACGAACGATGTGCTAACGCTAAATGTCTCCTACAGCGGAGGGTGCAAGGCACACGAGTTTACGCTTATCACATCGGGCGCATTTCTGGAGTCGAACCCCGTCCAACTCCAAGCGGTTCTCGCCCATGACGCCAACCGGGATAGTTGTGAAGCATGGGTAACCGAGACTTACCACTTCAATGTGTCGGCTCTCAAAACACGGTATCAGAAGGCTTACCGCACAGAAACAGGGACGATTGTTTTGAATATCAAAGGCATTCCCGCCCTGGTGTATACGTTTTGAAAGTTTTTCAGGTTGAAATATAAAATTTATGGTGAATTATCAAAATATGCAAACCTCGTGTAGGGGCAGGTCTTGTGCCTGCCTACAGATACACTAATGACATTGTAGGGGCAGGTCTTGTGCCTGCCCACTACCATAATCTTGGAGGAAAAAGATGAAACATATCTATCACAAAGAGGACGCCGAAGTCGTCCGAATCGAAGGCGAGGCACCACGCACACTATATACACTCGTTGAGCCGAATACCGTTGGCACTGAACACTTCTCTATGGGGTTAGAAGAAATTGATCCACATAGTGAAATTCCGCTCCACTCGCACAGTGAATCCGAAGAAATTATTTTTGTCTATGGCGGACAGGGCAAAGCATTTGTCGGTGATGAAGTTGCTGATCTGAAACCCGGTACGGTCATCTATCTCCCACCCAACGTCGAGCACCGCTTTGTTAACACAGGCGATGAACCGCTCTGGATTACATGGACACTCTCACCCCCCGGTTTTGAGAAACAAATCCGTAAGATCGCGGACGGTTCCGCTGGCATGGAAGTCTTTCGCGAATCTGAGGATAGTTCCTAAATTATGTAGGATTGATAAGATCCTTCAAGCATGTTTGAGAAAGTTTATATCGGTCTAACGTGTATTTCACACGTGGTCGTTGCAGGATTTTTGGTATTTTTATGCTTCCGAACGCGATCAAGGGGTCTGATACTCATCACCGCGCGCTTCGTCACTACCTCTTACAGAAAACCCACCTTTCACTATCCTTTCTCTGGGACATGTTTCTAATAGGCAAAGCGGGGTATTTCATACATACTTGCTGAGGACATGCAGTCGTTTGATATCTTGGTCACCCGTTTAAACAGGAATTAAGATAGGGTTCATGATATGGGTTTCTTAAGGGAAATCGGACTGCAATTAGACTTTACGTTTGAAGGAGGTTTGACAATGCTGAGTGGTATTCTTTACGGGCTGAATATTATTGTATGGTTGGCTTTTGCGGGACTGCTGGGGTTCTTATGTTTCCGAACAAGGTCAAAGGGGTTGATACTTATTAGTGCGATACTCCTTACCAGTGGAATCTTTGATTGGGGTTTTGAACAAGTGAGTCAGTTATATGTGGATCAGTCGATAGCAAGTGAAATGAGCGGTGAGGGGACGTAGGATATGAGAGTCGGGGAGTTCCTACTGACGCTTTCACTTATACAACATCTGCTATACAATTGTTTATGTTTGCTTGGGGGTTTTCTTATTTTTAGAGAATGGCAACAGGGAAAATTTCACCAACCCCAGCCTGAACCCGTAGAAGCACCCAAGGCATGAAGGAATAAAATAAGCCTTTTCGATGGAAAAAGTGCCTTTTTTGCAAGTGGGACATCAAGGACACAATGATTCCGATTTTTCTGACGGATTCTGTTGACATGCTACCATGGAATATGTTACTATAATGATTAACATGTATTGCGAAATCTGCAAATTAATATATCTCAAAACCTGGCGTTGAGGTCCGGGAGGTGACAACATGAGCATTACCCAATTCACAATGGAAGAAGTCCGCTGTTTTGGCGAACGCCAGACGTTTGAAATTCGTCCTCTGACTTTTTTTGTCGGAGAAAACAGCACCGGTAAAACGACAGCACTTGCCTGTTTCCATGTACTGGCAGATTATTTACGCGGTAGGGGAGTTGTTTTCAATGGATTGTCCTCGACAGATTCACATCCTTATTCAATGGGAACCTTTAGAGATATTGTTAGAAGTAGTCGGAAAAAGGAGAAGGCTTTTAAACTTGGATTTGTGTCAAAACATGCTGATGAAGATATTCAATGGACAATTGAGTTTGTTGAGAAAACGGAAGGGATAGAACCAGTTGTTAGTTCGATAACGATAGAATTTGCTGATGGTACAATTGTCATTAAAACTGAAGATAAAATTGATGTAGGGGCACGTTTAGATTCCTATGATGAAAAGCAGAATCAATACCGGATGGTTTGTGAGTTTGATATCTTAAACAGCATTCCCCCTTTCCTTATCCTGTCTGCTTTTAATAGACAAGATAGGGAAAAAGATGCCTTCTCAAAATATTTGGAGAAAAAAAGTGAAACGTTTGAGGAAAACAAGCATCAACTTTGGAGTATTTGGGACACCATATCTGTGTTTAGTACGTCGCCAGTTCGCTCACGTCCTAAACGAACCTATGATCCGACGAGGGAATTTAATGATCCTGAGGGTAGTGATATTCCTATGTATTTAACGCGGATTGAAGCAACCCAAAAAGAGAATTGGGAGATGTTAAAGGAGCAATTGATCGACTTTGGTAAGAGTTCAGGATTATTTCAGAACATAAAAATAAAGAAACTTGGACGATCCTTGGGTGCCCCATTCCAGTTGCAATTCAAAGTGAGAGGACCTACTTCTAATATTATTGATGTTGGTTACGGTGTCAGTCAAATTTTGCCAATTTTGGTGCAGATTTTAAGTTCTGATGTTTCTCGGAACACTCGAGGTATATCTAGGCGGTCGACTTTTTCCTTCTTGCAACAACCTGAAGTTCATTTGCATCCAAAGGCACAAGCGGAATTCTCTTCTTTATTAATTAAATTGGCAAGTAGGGGTCACCAGTCGTTCATCGTTGAAACCCACAGCGACTATATGATTGACCGCGCGCGCGTTGACATTATGAGGGGTAACATCCGTCCCGAAGATGTTTCCCTGATTTATTTTGAACCAAAGGGACGCGTTGTTAAGGTACACAATATTAGTTTTGATAAAATGGCAAATTTGATCGGTGCTCCGACGAATTATAGGGAATTTTTTCTGAAAGAGTCCAAGCGACTCATGGGGTTTAAGGATTAAGTAATGTGTATTATTGTCGATACGAACACGTTTCATAAATTCAAGGAACCGGACAATGAAGATATGGAACCTGTGTGGACTTGGTTAGAGAAAAGAGATGGCAAAATCGCTTATGCTAGCACAGAGAAATTGGAAGATGAATGGGATAACGGAGGAATGCAGAACTTGAGAAACCAATTAAGACAAGCAGGTAAACTCAAAGTGGTATCCTTCGAAGATGTACAAGAAAAAGCAGATGAACTGAAAGGCGTGATATCATCAGATGATGAGCATATTATCGCGTTGGCTCTGATAGCCGATGTAAAAGTCTTGGTATCGTACCGAGAGGGCGACGGAGATTTGTTCGCAGATTTTAAGAATCGTGAGTTAGTCGGAGGCAAAGTGTATACGAGAAAGCAGCATGTACATTTACTGACTAAGGACACCTGCCCTTAAAATATGGGCGGTGCGAGGCACGGTGACCTCGCACTACCGTATAATTCATCTCTATGAAGGCATCCACGTCCGTGGCGCAATCCCTTCCACATGCGTTTTCACATCAACAACCGCAGGTCTCCCCGAATCGAGTGCCTGATCCAGGGCACCCGCGAGTTCACTCGGTTTATTGACTGTAATCCCAAGACATCCCATTGATTCTGCCATCTTCGCAAAATCCGCATCTGGGAACAGCCAAAGTTCATCGGAACCCGAAGTCCGTCCACCGTAGACCGACTCAACGCCCCCCTGCTCTTGGTTCAATGAATGGTTGTTGTTCACAACGATGACAGCATTAATCCCGGACTTCATCGCCGTATCGAGTTCAGTCATGTGATACCAGATACCACCGTCGCCTGTGAAACAGATCACCGGTCTATCCGGTTGTGCGCACTTCGCACCCATCGCCGCAGGGAGTCCCCATCCCAACGAGCCTGAACAACGGATGAAACTCTGATCGGGATGTTTAAAATCGATCATCGTGCCCGTCCAGATGCCTGAATGCCCCGTGTCGGAGACGAGGATCGCGTCTGACGGGAGATAGTCTGTCAGTTCACGACAAAGTCGTTCGGGTAGCATCGGCAACCGTTCCGAGTTCACCTTCTCGCTAACATCGTCTTTCCAGTTTTTCACCAATTCTTGGACGCGGCTAACCCATTCGGTCCGCGGCTCCGCAGCGTCTGACGCTTCAAGCATCCGGCGTAGTGTGTTCCGTACATCTCCCTGCATCCCTAACTGGATAGGATAATTCCGTCCGAGTTCATCTGGGTTAATGTCGAGTTGTATAACCGGTGTGCCTTGTGGCGGGATCTTGTATCCGTTGGTTACCTGTCCGCCGGTATGGCTGCCAATGAAGAAGACGAGGTCCGCTTCGCAGACGGCTTGGTTGGTGCATGCCCGCGAGTATGAACCGGGGGTCCCGACTGCCAGTGGATGGTCACTGGGGAACATCGCCTTTGCGTTCAGAGAGGTCGCCACTGGAATCGAGAGTTTCTCTGCCAATGTGACGAGTTCTGCACGTGCGTCTGACGCCGTTACGCCACCCCCTGCCACAATGATGGGACGTTTCGCGTTAGAGAGGATTCTAAGGGCTTCCGTCACCTTTTCTGCTTCTGCTTCCGGTCGAAACGGCGGTAATTGGGTGAACGCCTCTTCAATGATAATCTCAAGTTCACCCTCCCGATCAATAACCGATGTTCCAGCGATGCCTTCAAAATCGAGATGTGCAGGTCCGGGGGTCCCTGTCGTCGCCGCACGGAAGGCTTGACGTAAATAGAAGGGCAGTTGCTCCGGTGTCGCGACATAAGCACTGTACTTCGTGACAGCGGAAAATGGGTTGACGTGGTCTACCTCTTGGTAAGCGTGCCGTTGTTGATTGATTTGGTTTTCCTTGCCGGTAATCGCAATTACTGGTGCGCAAGCGAGGTAGGCATCTTGTAGTCCCGCTGCGAGGTTCACCGCTCCGACCGATTGTGCCATACAGAGACTGGGAGCACGGTTCACACGGGCGTAGGCGTCAGCCATATATGCTGCT
It contains:
- a CDS encoding ATP-binding protein, giving the protein MSITQFTMEEVRCFGERQTFEIRPLTFFVGENSTGKTTALACFHVLADYLRGRGVVFNGLSSTDSHPYSMGTFRDIVRSSRKKEKAFKLGFVSKHADEDIQWTIEFVEKTEGIEPVVSSITIEFADGTIVIKTEDKIDVGARLDSYDEKQNQYRMVCEFDILNSIPPFLILSAFNRQDREKDAFSKYLEKKSETFEENKHQLWSIWDTISVFSTSPVRSRPKRTYDPTREFNDPEGSDIPMYLTRIEATQKENWEMLKEQLIDFGKSSGLFQNIKIKKLGRSLGAPFQLQFKVRGPTSNIIDVGYGVSQILPILVQILSSDVSRNTRGISRRSTFSFLQQPEVHLHPKAQAEFSSLLIKLASRGHQSFIVETHSDYMIDRARVDIMRGNIRPEDVSLIYFEPKGRVVKVHNISFDKMANLIGAPTNYREFFLKESKRLMGFKD
- a CDS encoding thiamine pyrophosphate-binding protein is translated as MPKMTGAKFIADTVHGYGITHVFFMPYIGPRTLMEMESLGIKRVQTHGEKAAAYMADAYARVNRAPSLCMAQSVGAVNLAAGLQDAYLACAPVIAITGKENQINQQRHAYQEVDHVNPFSAVTKYSAYVATPEQLPFYLRQAFRAATTGTPGPAHLDFEGIAGTSVIDREGELEIIIEEAFTQLPPFRPEAEAEKVTEALRILSNAKRPIIVAGGGVTASDARAELVTLAEKLSIPVATSLNAKAMFPSDHPLAVGTPGSYSRACTNQAVCEADLVFFIGSHTGGQVTNGYKIPPQGTPVIQLDINPDELGRNYPIQLGMQGDVRNTLRRMLEASDAAEPRTEWVSRVQELVKNWKDDVSEKVNSERLPMLPERLCRELTDYLPSDAILVSDTGHSGIWTGTMIDFKHPDQSFIRCSGSLGWGLPAAMGAKCAQPDRPVICFTGDGGIWYHMTELDTAMKSGINAVIVVNNNHSLNQEQGGVESVYGGRTSGSDELWLFPDADFAKMAESMGCLGITVNKPSELAGALDQALDSGRPAVVDVKTHVEGIAPRTWMPS
- a CDS encoding cupin domain-containing protein encodes the protein MKHIYHKEDAEVVRIEGEAPRTLYTLVEPNTVGTEHFSMGLEEIDPHSEIPLHSHSESEEIIFVYGGQGKAFVGDEVADLKPGTVIYLPPNVEHRFVNTGDEPLWITWTLSPPGFEKQIRKIADGSAGMEVFRESEDSS